One part of the Rhodococcus oxybenzonivorans genome encodes these proteins:
- the serC gene encoding phosphoserine transaminase: MTSTPIIPADLLPADGRFGCGPSKVRPEQLQSLVEVGSSVFGTSHRQKPVKDVVASVRSGLADLFSLPEGYEVVLGNGGTTAFWDAAAFGLIREKSLHLTNGEFSSKFASVAKNNPFIGDPIVVSAEPGSAPEPVSDPSVDLIGWAHNETSTGVAIPVSRPAGSENALIAIDATSGAGGLPVDVSDADVYYFAPQKNFAADGGLWIALMSPKALERVAEIKDSGRWTPDFLSLPIAVDNSSKDQTYNTPAVATLLLLANQIEWLNKQGGLDWATSRTADSSSRLYQWAEATEYTTPFVSDPAHRSQVVGTIDFDDKIDAAQVAKILRANGVVDTEPYRKLGRNQLRVGMFPAVDPEDVTQLTKCVDWVVSQLG, encoded by the coding sequence ATGACCTCCACACCGATCATCCCCGCAGACCTCCTGCCCGCCGACGGACGTTTCGGCTGCGGACCCTCCAAGGTTCGCCCCGAACAACTTCAGTCGCTGGTGGAGGTGGGCTCCTCGGTGTTCGGCACCAGCCACCGACAGAAGCCCGTCAAGGACGTCGTCGCCAGCGTGCGCTCCGGGCTCGCCGACCTGTTCTCCCTGCCCGAGGGATACGAGGTGGTTCTCGGCAACGGCGGCACCACCGCGTTCTGGGATGCCGCGGCGTTCGGCCTCATCCGGGAGAAGTCGCTGCACCTGACGAACGGCGAGTTCAGCTCCAAGTTCGCGTCGGTCGCGAAGAACAACCCGTTCATCGGTGATCCGATCGTCGTGTCGGCCGAGCCGGGCAGCGCCCCCGAGCCGGTGTCCGACCCGTCCGTCGACCTCATCGGCTGGGCACACAACGAAACGTCCACCGGTGTCGCGATCCCCGTGTCCCGTCCCGCCGGATCGGAGAACGCCCTCATCGCCATCGACGCCACCTCCGGTGCCGGCGGACTGCCGGTCGATGTCTCCGATGCCGACGTCTACTACTTCGCGCCGCAGAAGAACTTCGCGGCCGACGGTGGTTTGTGGATCGCGCTGATGAGCCCGAAGGCCCTCGAACGGGTGGCGGAGATCAAGGACTCGGGTCGCTGGACCCCCGACTTCCTCTCGCTGCCCATCGCCGTGGACAACAGCTCGAAGGATCAGACGTACAACACACCGGCCGTGGCGACACTCCTGCTGCTGGCCAACCAGATCGAGTGGCTGAACAAGCAGGGCGGTCTCGACTGGGCCACCTCGCGCACCGCGGATTCGTCCTCGCGTCTGTACCAGTGGGCCGAGGCGACCGAGTACACCACCCCGTTCGTCAGCGATCCCGCGCACCGCTCGCAGGTGGTCGGCACCATCGACTTCGACGACAAGATCGACGCCGCCCAGGTGGCGAAGATCCTGCGCGCCAACGGTGTGGTCGACACCGAGCCCTACCGCAAGCTCGGCCGTAACCAGCTCCGCGTCGGCATGTTCCCGGCCGTCGACCCCGAGGACGTCACGCAGCTCACCAAGTGCGTCGACTGGGTCGTCTCTCAGCTCGGCTAG
- a CDS encoding citrate synthase 2, whose product MSASAAIPEDFVSGLEGVVAFTSDIAEPDKDGGALRYRGVDIEDLVGKHVTFGNVWALLVDGRFGPGLPPAEPFPLPVHTGDVRVDVQAGLAMLAPIWGYQPLLDIDDDTAREQLARASVMALSYVAQSARGIYQPAVPQKRIDEAKTVTERFMVRWKGEPDPAHVEAIDAYWVSAAEHGMNASTFTARVIASTGADVAASLSGAIGAMSGPLHGGAPARVLPMIEDTEKSGDARALVKGILDRKDKLMGFGHRVYRAEDPRARVLRATAKRLNAPRYEAAAALEQAALAELRERRPDRAIETNVEFWAAVILDFAEVPAHMMPAMFTCGRTAGWCAHILEQKRLGKLVRPAAIYTGPAPRTPESVEGWDQIAHTS is encoded by the coding sequence ATGTCAGCGAGCGCGGCAATACCGGAGGATTTCGTCAGCGGACTGGAGGGCGTGGTCGCCTTCACCAGCGACATCGCTGAACCCGACAAGGACGGCGGCGCCCTGCGCTACCGCGGCGTCGACATCGAAGACCTCGTCGGCAAGCACGTCACCTTCGGCAACGTGTGGGCCCTGCTCGTCGACGGCCGCTTCGGCCCCGGCCTGCCCCCGGCCGAACCCTTCCCCCTGCCCGTGCACACCGGCGACGTCCGCGTCGACGTCCAGGCCGGCCTCGCGATGCTCGCCCCCATCTGGGGATACCAGCCCCTCCTCGACATCGACGACGACACCGCCCGCGAACAACTCGCCCGCGCCTCCGTGATGGCCCTGTCCTACGTCGCCCAGTCCGCCCGCGGCATCTACCAGCCCGCCGTCCCGCAGAAACGGATCGACGAAGCCAAGACCGTCACCGAACGGTTCATGGTCCGCTGGAAGGGCGAACCCGACCCCGCCCACGTCGAAGCGATCGACGCCTACTGGGTCTCCGCCGCCGAACACGGCATGAACGCCTCCACCTTCACCGCCCGCGTCATCGCCTCCACCGGCGCCGACGTCGCCGCCTCCCTCTCCGGGGCAATCGGCGCCATGTCCGGCCCCCTGCACGGCGGCGCCCCCGCCCGCGTCCTGCCGATGATCGAGGACACCGAGAAGTCCGGCGACGCCCGCGCCCTGGTCAAGGGCATCCTCGACCGCAAAGACAAGCTGATGGGCTTCGGTCACCGCGTCTACCGCGCCGAAGACCCCCGCGCCCGCGTGCTGCGCGCCACCGCGAAACGCCTGAACGCCCCTCGCTACGAAGCGGCCGCCGCTCTCGAGCAGGCCGCCCTCGCCGAACTCCGCGAGCGCCGCCCCGACCGGGCCATCGAAACCAACGTCGAATTCTGGGCCGCGGTCATCCTCGACTTCGCCGAGGTTCCCGCACACATGATGCCCGCGATGTTCACCTGCGGCCGCACCGCCGGCTGGTGCGCCCACATCCTCGAGCAGAAACGTCTCGGCAAGCTCGTCCGCCCCGCCGCCATCTACACCGGCCCCGCACCCCGCACCCCCGAGTCCGTCGAGGGCTGGGACCAGATCGCCCACACCAGCTGA
- a CDS encoding nucleoside deaminase, which produces MSHTDVDDTDLAHLRRTIELADETGDAGNRPFGAVAVGSDGHVISEGANSVATSGDVTEHAELDAITTACAEGRTEQLVGATMYASGEPCPMCSAAMILAGIRRVVFAASSDDFGRILPDGPRFGLRCSDIVDSADVAIEVSGPHLGDEALAPFHRFLATD; this is translated from the coding sequence ATGAGCCATACCGATGTCGACGACACCGACCTCGCCCATCTGCGGCGCACAATCGAACTGGCCGACGAGACCGGAGACGCGGGCAACAGACCCTTCGGTGCGGTGGCCGTCGGCTCCGATGGACACGTCATCAGCGAGGGCGCCAATTCCGTCGCCACGTCCGGCGACGTCACCGAGCACGCCGAACTCGACGCGATCACCACGGCCTGCGCCGAGGGACGGACAGAGCAGCTCGTCGGCGCCACCATGTACGCCAGCGGTGAGCCTTGCCCGATGTGCAGCGCCGCGATGATATTGGCAGGGATCAGACGGGTCGTCTTCGCCGCGTCGTCCGACGACTTCGGCCGAATCCTCCCGGACGGGCCGCGTTTCGGCCTGCGCTGCTCCGACATAGTGGACTCTGCCGACGTCGCGATCGAGGTCAGCGGCCCTCACCTCGGGGACGAGGCTCTGGCTCCGTTCCACCGTTTCCTCGCCACCGACTGA
- a CDS encoding citrate synthase, with protein sequence MPDNDTKPTLTYPGGEHTMSIARATEGNDGIELGKLLASTGYTTLDPGFVNTASTSSAITYIDGEHGILRYRGYPIEQLAGKSTFIEVSYLLIYGELPTATQLESFTDRIRRHTLLHEDLKRFFDGFPRNAHPMPVLSSAVNALSAYYQDSLDPADPEQVELSTIRLLAKLPTIAAYAYKKSVGQPFLYPDNSLNLVENFLRMTFGFPAEPYEIDPEIAKALDMLLILHADHEQNCSTSTVRLVGSSDANLFTSISGGINALWGPLHGGANQAVLEMLDEIKASGSNAGDFVRKVKNKEDGVKLMGFGHRVYRNYDPRAAIVKQTAHTILDKLGGDDELLDIAMALEEAALTDDYFVERKLYPNVDFYTGLIYRAMGFPTRMFTVLFAMGRLPGWIAHWREMHEDPATKIGRPRQIYTGYTERDYKDVTSR encoded by the coding sequence GTGCCTGACAATGACACAAAGCCCACGCTTACCTACCCTGGTGGTGAGCACACGATGTCCATTGCCAGGGCAACCGAGGGCAATGACGGTATCGAACTGGGCAAGCTGCTGGCCAGCACCGGGTACACCACCCTGGACCCGGGTTTCGTCAATACCGCCTCCACCAGCTCCGCGATCACCTACATCGACGGTGAGCACGGGATTCTCCGCTACCGCGGTTACCCGATCGAGCAGCTGGCCGGAAAGTCCACGTTCATCGAGGTCAGCTACCTGCTGATCTACGGTGAGCTGCCGACCGCAACGCAGCTCGAGTCGTTCACCGACCGGATTCGCCGGCACACGTTGCTGCACGAAGACCTCAAGAGGTTCTTCGACGGGTTCCCCCGCAACGCGCACCCGATGCCTGTTCTCTCCAGTGCTGTGAACGCGCTCTCGGCCTACTACCAGGACTCCCTGGATCCGGCCGATCCCGAGCAGGTCGAACTGTCGACCATCCGCCTTCTGGCGAAGCTGCCCACCATCGCGGCATATGCGTACAAGAAGTCCGTCGGACAGCCGTTCCTGTACCCGGACAACTCGCTGAACCTTGTCGAGAACTTCCTTCGGATGACGTTCGGATTCCCCGCGGAGCCGTACGAGATCGACCCGGAGATCGCCAAGGCACTCGACATGCTGCTGATCCTGCACGCCGACCACGAGCAAAACTGCTCGACGTCGACGGTGCGCCTCGTCGGATCGTCGGACGCGAACCTCTTCACCTCCATCTCCGGCGGCATCAACGCACTCTGGGGCCCGCTGCACGGCGGCGCAAACCAGGCGGTCCTCGAGATGCTCGACGAGATCAAGGCCAGCGGCAGCAACGCAGGCGATTTCGTCCGCAAGGTCAAGAACAAGGAAGACGGCGTGAAGCTCATGGGCTTCGGGCACCGCGTCTACCGCAATTACGATCCGCGTGCGGCCATCGTGAAGCAGACCGCGCACACCATTCTCGACAAACTCGGTGGCGACGACGAACTGCTCGACATCGCGATGGCACTGGAAGAGGCGGCGCTCACCGACGACTACTTCGTCGAGCGCAAGCTGTACCCCAACGTCGACTTCTACACCGGCCTCATCTACCGCGCCATGGGCTTCCCCACGCGCATGTTCACCGTCTTGTTCGCCATGGGCCGGTTGCCCGGGTGGATTGCACACTGGCGGGAGATGCACGAGGATCCCGCTACGAAGATCGGCCGTCCGCGCCAGATCTACACCGGCTACACCGAGCGCGACTACAAGGACGTCACAAGCCGCTGA
- a CDS encoding sensor histidine kinase, with protein MKRSFSLRTRVAAATALGATIIVVALGILVALAINRNNLSQLDRRLETASDVLVPNAATAGLFLGALGDKGAFAITIRSAGGDTVLVSTPTRLPPLEPGWESVDVNGTKYRAFTATTPFLGTRISLAVPYSEAQDVTTEQQRQVALVGVLAVAAASGLGWLFGGRAVRPLVDLTGRIVRRDPELTPASSGVREADELASAAESMLRDVAEAQDATTAALATARDFAAVSAHELRTPLTAMRTDLEVLTTHQLTAAQQHEIFRDLIRAQGRVESTLSDLERLARGELSTDQDFVDCDLVDICDLAADDAMRHHPGLQVTVDAVPLTVRGMPGGLRLTLDNAITNAVRHGGATAVRITLRAVDDATVITVDDNGSGVPDAERTQVFERFHRGTNATSSGSGLGLALVAQQAALHGGRAHFEDSPLGGARLVVELHSADAHPMPHLPAQNATSPASPR; from the coding sequence GTGAAGCGCTCGTTCTCGCTCCGGACCCGTGTCGCGGCGGCCACGGCGCTCGGGGCGACCATAATCGTCGTGGCGTTGGGCATCCTGGTGGCGCTCGCGATCAACAGGAACAACTTGTCCCAACTCGACCGACGGCTCGAAACGGCGTCCGACGTGCTGGTTCCCAACGCGGCGACAGCAGGACTGTTCCTCGGCGCGCTGGGCGACAAGGGCGCCTTCGCGATCACCATCCGGTCCGCGGGCGGCGACACCGTTCTGGTGAGCACCCCCACCCGGCTGCCACCGCTCGAACCGGGGTGGGAGTCCGTCGACGTCAACGGCACGAAGTATCGGGCGTTCACGGCGACGACACCCTTCCTGGGGACCCGGATCTCACTCGCCGTCCCGTACTCGGAGGCCCAGGACGTCACCACCGAACAGCAACGCCAGGTGGCCCTCGTCGGTGTCCTGGCCGTGGCCGCAGCCAGTGGCCTCGGCTGGTTGTTCGGTGGCCGGGCGGTTCGTCCCCTGGTCGACCTCACCGGCCGCATCGTTCGCCGCGACCCCGAGTTGACGCCCGCGTCCTCAGGGGTGCGCGAGGCAGACGAACTGGCCTCCGCGGCGGAGTCGATGTTGCGCGATGTCGCCGAGGCACAGGACGCCACCACCGCCGCCCTGGCCACCGCGCGTGACTTCGCCGCCGTATCCGCCCACGAACTGCGCACGCCGCTCACCGCGATGCGCACCGACCTCGAGGTGCTCACCACGCATCAGCTGACGGCCGCGCAGCAGCACGAAATTTTTCGCGATCTGATTCGCGCCCAGGGCCGGGTGGAATCGACCCTGTCGGACCTGGAGCGGCTGGCCCGCGGAGAATTGTCCACCGACCAGGACTTCGTGGACTGCGACCTCGTCGACATCTGCGATCTGGCGGCCGACGATGCGATGCGACACCATCCCGGACTGCAGGTCACCGTCGACGCAGTTCCGCTGACCGTCCGCGGGATGCCCGGCGGACTGCGGCTGACACTGGACAATGCGATCACCAACGCCGTCCGGCACGGGGGTGCGACTGCGGTCCGGATCACACTGAGAGCCGTGGACGACGCCACCGTCATCACGGTCGACGACAACGGTTCCGGCGTACCGGACGCGGAGCGGACTCAGGTGTTCGAGCGGTTCCACCGCGGCACCAATGCCACCAGCAGCGGATCGGGACTCGGCCTCGCGCTCGTTGCTCAACAGGCAGCGCTGCACGGCGGGCGGGCGCACTTCGAGGACAGCCCGCTCGGTGGTGCCCGGTTGGTCGTGGAGCTGCACTCGGCCGACGCACATCCGATGCCGCACCTTCCGGCGCAGAATGCGACAAGTCCCGCCTCACCGAGGTGA
- a CDS encoding aldose 1-epimerase family protein, with product MGEPQSSESKRSTAGGVEIRGGGYRAEIAVTGAGLRRLEWHGPDGPRALTETWELGSRPPLSAGLILAPWPNRIRDGHFVFDGIEHQLEITDTEFGNASHGFVRRRDWRVVSRAENRVEMSIDVGLHKGWPYPLRVTVEYALEASGLTVTHTATNTGAIPAPFGLGMHSYVRVGDVPLDDCTLRLSAGTRLPLDDRRLPNGGSQAVAGSDYDFTSPRPLAGVSLDTPFSALDVDPDGRSRHELRAPDGTGTMLWASREFGWLQAFIADPADGKPYPGRGRALALEPMTCPPDSFNSGIDQLVLAPGQRWSGRWGMTAVGS from the coding sequence ATGGGTGAACCGCAGTCGTCGGAATCGAAGAGGTCCACAGCGGGCGGAGTGGAGATCCGAGGAGGCGGCTACCGGGCCGAGATCGCAGTCACGGGGGCTGGGCTGCGACGCCTCGAATGGCACGGCCCGGACGGTCCGCGGGCGCTGACCGAAACCTGGGAACTCGGGTCCAGACCGCCGTTGTCTGCGGGGTTGATCCTCGCCCCGTGGCCCAACCGGATCCGTGACGGTCATTTCGTCTTCGACGGTATCGAACATCAACTCGAGATTACGGACACGGAGTTCGGCAACGCCAGTCACGGCTTCGTCCGTCGCCGGGACTGGCGTGTCGTCAGCCGCGCCGAGAACCGTGTGGAGATGTCGATCGATGTGGGACTTCACAAGGGCTGGCCGTATCCGCTGCGGGTGACCGTCGAATATGCTCTCGAGGCTTCGGGCCTGACGGTCACACACACCGCCACCAATACCGGGGCGATTCCGGCGCCGTTCGGCTTGGGAATGCACTCGTACGTCCGCGTCGGTGACGTTCCGCTCGACGACTGCACGCTCCGCCTGTCCGCAGGCACCCGGTTGCCGCTCGACGACCGCCGGTTGCCGAACGGTGGTTCGCAGGCTGTTGCGGGCAGCGACTACGACTTCACCAGTCCCCGGCCCCTCGCCGGGGTGTCGCTCGACACGCCGTTCAGCGCGCTGGACGTCGACCCGGACGGTAGGTCCCGGCACGAACTGCGTGCCCCGGACGGCACCGGAACCATGCTGTGGGCTAGCCGCGAGTTCGGTTGGCTGCAGGCCTTCATCGCCGATCCGGCGGACGGCAAGCCCTATCCGGGCCGCGGACGGGCGCTGGCTCTCGAACCGATGACCTGTCCACCGGATTCGTTCAACTCCGGCATCGACCAATTGGTGCTCGCCCCCGGGCAGCGTTGGTCCGGCCGGTGGGGCATGACCGCAGTGGGTTCCTGA
- a CDS encoding FKBP-type peptidyl-prolyl cis-trans isomerase: protein MTKPEIEFQEGPAPTDLVIKDLVVGEGAEAVPGGTVDVHYVGVEFESGEEFDSSWSRGESIQFPLRGLIKGWQDGIPGMKVGGRRQLTIPPELAYGPAGAGHQLSGKTLVFVIDLLDAKE, encoded by the coding sequence ATGACTAAGCCCGAGATCGAGTTCCAGGAGGGACCCGCCCCGACCGACCTGGTCATCAAGGATCTGGTGGTCGGCGAAGGCGCCGAGGCCGTTCCGGGGGGCACCGTCGACGTGCACTATGTCGGCGTCGAGTTCGAGTCCGGCGAGGAGTTCGACTCTTCGTGGAGTCGCGGGGAGTCCATCCAGTTCCCGCTGCGCGGTCTCATCAAAGGCTGGCAGGACGGCATCCCCGGCATGAAGGTCGGCGGACGTCGTCAGCTCACCATCCCGCCGGAGCTGGCCTACGGCCCGGCCGGCGCCGGACACCAGCTGTCCGGCAAGACCCTGGTGTTCGTGATCGATCTGCTGGACGCCAAGGAATAG
- a CDS encoding response regulator transcription factor: protein MTATDSASVLVVDDDEDVRTSLERGLRLSGFTVLTAVDGADALRVVSERRPDAMVLDMNMPVIDGTGVVTALRAMNNDIPICVLSARDTVDDRISGLESGADDYLVKPFVLAELIARIRAMLRRRGATTPPAADTPAAPPIRVGALEIFVSARRVFLAGHEITLTKREFELLEVLARNVGIVLSRERLLELVWGYDFVADTNVVDVFVGYLRRKFETEGQPRILHTVRGVGFVLREPS, encoded by the coding sequence GTGACCGCCACCGACTCAGCCAGTGTTCTCGTCGTCGACGACGACGAGGACGTGCGGACTTCGCTCGAACGTGGTCTGCGCCTGTCCGGATTCACCGTTCTCACCGCAGTCGACGGAGCCGACGCCCTCCGAGTGGTCAGCGAGCGACGCCCCGACGCGATGGTCCTCGACATGAACATGCCCGTCATCGACGGAACCGGTGTCGTGACCGCGCTCCGCGCAATGAACAACGACATCCCGATCTGTGTACTCAGTGCCCGCGACACCGTCGACGACCGCATCTCCGGGCTGGAGTCGGGAGCGGACGACTACCTGGTCAAACCGTTCGTCCTGGCGGAGTTGATCGCCCGGATCCGGGCAATGCTCCGGCGGCGCGGTGCGACCACGCCCCCCGCAGCCGATACCCCCGCGGCTCCGCCGATCCGCGTCGGTGCCCTCGAGATCTTCGTCTCGGCGCGCCGAGTCTTCCTCGCGGGCCACGAAATAACCCTGACCAAGCGGGAGTTCGAACTGCTCGAGGTCCTCGCCCGCAACGTCGGCATCGTCCTGAGCCGCGAACGACTACTGGAACTGGTGTGGGGATACGACTTCGTGGCCGACACCAATGTCGTGGACGTCTTCGTCGGGTATCTGCGGCGCAAGTTCGAAACCGAGGGCCAACCGCGCATCCTGCACACCGTGCGTGGCGTCGGGTTCGTGTTGCGGGAACCGTCGTGA
- the sepH gene encoding septation protein SepH, with product MRELRVIGLEPDGSHVVCADAATGEKFRLPADDKLRAASRGDIARLGQIEIEMDSQLRPREIQARIRAGASVEQVADEAGIPLSKVERFAYPVLLERSRAAEMAQGGHPVRDNGPAVPTLAEIVTQAFRARGHNIDDATWDAWRDEDNHWVAQLQWQAGRTTNAAHWRYQPDAHGGTIVALDDTAFDLIDPDFGRPLRGLAPVASDEPEQLEFVDYPAESPSPAAEPERIVEAETDVPEPVDEDTEPEPSAPKVAPHQTSNRDKRGKPSLPSWDDVLLGVRSSGR from the coding sequence GTGCGAGAGCTTCGAGTGATCGGTCTCGAGCCAGATGGTTCGCACGTCGTGTGCGCTGATGCTGCTACCGGCGAAAAATTCCGGCTTCCCGCCGATGACAAGCTCCGCGCAGCATCCCGCGGGGACATCGCTCGACTCGGCCAGATTGAGATCGAAATGGACAGTCAGCTCAGACCCCGTGAGATCCAGGCCCGCATTCGCGCCGGCGCTTCCGTAGAGCAGGTGGCTGACGAGGCCGGCATTCCGCTGTCGAAGGTGGAACGCTTCGCCTACCCGGTTCTACTCGAACGCTCCCGTGCCGCCGAGATGGCGCAGGGTGGACATCCGGTCCGCGACAACGGCCCTGCCGTTCCGACGCTGGCCGAGATCGTCACCCAGGCTTTCCGGGCGCGCGGACACAACATCGACGACGCCACGTGGGACGCCTGGCGTGACGAGGACAACCACTGGGTCGCCCAGCTGCAGTGGCAGGCGGGCCGCACCACCAACGCCGCGCACTGGCGGTACCAGCCGGATGCCCACGGCGGCACCATCGTCGCGCTCGACGACACCGCGTTCGACCTGATAGATCCCGACTTCGGCCGTCCTCTGCGCGGATTGGCTCCCGTGGCGTCCGACGAGCCCGAGCAACTCGAATTCGTCGACTACCCGGCGGAATCCCCATCGCCTGCGGCGGAGCCGGAGCGCATCGTCGAAGCCGAAACCGACGTGCCCGAGCCGGTCGACGAAGACACCGAGCCCGAGCCCTCCGCACCGAAGGTCGCTCCGCACCAGACCTCCAACAGGGACAAGCGCGGGAAGCCGTCGCTTCCGTCGTGGGACGACGTTTTGCTCGGCGTTCGCAGCAGCGGACGCTGA
- the pdxH gene encoding pyridoxamine 5'-phosphate oxidase, with amino-acid sequence MRVGYGHQGIAGPSEESDLDAEQLKDGWLPLMRRWLEDAVEAGIPEPNAMTLGTVDEHGHPCTRTVLCKGLSPAGVLFFTNYESDKGRQLAAVPYASVTFTWVPIAKQITVRGPAERVSAEVTDEYWHSRPRGSRLGAWASEQSRPIRSRAELDAALLHVAERFGVDVDIPVRPNWGGILIRPEVVEFWQGRANRMHNRIRTSRHGDRWTVERLQP; translated from the coding sequence ATGCGCGTCGGTTACGGACATCAGGGCATCGCCGGACCGTCCGAAGAGTCCGATCTGGACGCCGAGCAGCTGAAAGACGGCTGGCTGCCGTTGATGCGTCGCTGGCTCGAGGACGCCGTGGAGGCGGGAATTCCCGAGCCCAATGCGATGACGCTGGGCACCGTCGACGAACACGGCCATCCCTGCACGCGCACCGTTCTCTGCAAGGGCCTGAGCCCGGCCGGAGTGCTGTTCTTCACCAACTACGAGTCGGACAAGGGGAGGCAGCTCGCCGCCGTTCCGTACGCGTCGGTGACCTTCACCTGGGTGCCGATCGCCAAGCAGATCACCGTTCGCGGTCCCGCCGAACGGGTCAGCGCCGAGGTCACCGACGAGTACTGGCACAGCAGGCCGCGGGGGTCGCGGCTCGGTGCGTGGGCGTCGGAGCAGTCGCGGCCGATCCGCTCGCGGGCCGAACTCGATGCAGCGCTCTTGCACGTCGCCGAACGCTTCGGCGTCGACGTCGACATCCCGGTGCGGCCGAACTGGGGTGGGATCCTCATCCGCCCCGAGGTGGTCGAATTCTGGCAGGGCCGGGCCAACCGGATGCACAACCGAATCCGGACTTCGAGGCACGGGGACCGGTGGACCGTCGAACGGCTGCAGCCATGA